The Candidatus Taylorbacteria bacterium genome has a window encoding:
- a CDS encoding metalloregulator ArsR/SmtB family transcription factor — protein MDKENFKKSERILKAVANRRRLAMLAYLKKEKEGSVGKIAYSIKLSIRATSKHLGVLSAVDLVDKEQRSTEVWYRLQSPQNKVIECLLSTL, from the coding sequence ATGGATAAAGAAAATTTTAAAAAATCGGAACGAATTCTAAAGGCCGTCGCAAATCGAAGGCGGTTGGCGATGTTAGCTTATTTGAAAAAAGAAAAAGAGGGTTCTGTTGGAAAGATAGCTTACTCAATCAAGCTGTCAATCAGGGCTACATCGAAACACTTGGGGGTTCTCTCTGCTGTTGATCTTGTAGATAAAGAGCAACGAAGCACGGAAGTCTGGTATCGATTGCAATCGCCCCAAAACAAAGTTATTGAGTGCCTATTGTCAACATTATGA
- a CDS encoding PLP-dependent lyase/thiolase encodes MLTPHEQYPALAKALGISALYFKREDLHPYGSHKGRSIPKMIEQYLAKGTQHFAISSSGNAAYAAGLYVREYNLKNKNKIKLDIFVGRNINKEKLDSLLKITDPNITIQKVERPLQKLFGVLKNPKVISLRQSKDDSALAGYEELARELSEIPNLQAVFIPTSSGTTAQALGETFSKLNFKIQIHIAQTSFCHPIAEVFGNPPISRPDLDEKNETSSIADAIVDKTAYRKDKVVEIIKKSGGFGWIATDQEILDAQSTALQSTGIVLSPNSALAVAGLQKSLKNGWTFDGTVACLITGR; translated from the coding sequence ATGTTGACACCTCACGAACAATACCCCGCCCTTGCAAAAGCACTGGGCATATCAGCGCTCTATTTCAAACGTGAGGACCTTCATCCATATGGCTCGCACAAGGGCCGTTCAATCCCGAAAATGATTGAGCAGTATCTCGCGAAAGGCACACAGCATTTTGCTATTTCTTCTTCAGGAAATGCGGCATATGCGGCAGGGCTTTATGTTCGGGAATATAATCTGAAAAATAAGAACAAAATCAAACTCGATATTTTTGTGGGCAGAAACATTAACAAAGAAAAACTCGACTCGCTTCTAAAAATCACCGACCCCAATATCACAATTCAAAAAGTCGAGCGACCGCTTCAAAAACTTTTTGGCGTTCTTAAAAATCCCAAGGTAATAAGTTTACGTCAATCAAAAGATGACAGCGCGCTCGCGGGATACGAAGAGCTCGCTCGCGAACTTTCCGAAATCCCCAACTTGCAGGCAGTTTTCATTCCCACTTCTTCCGGCACAACAGCCCAAGCTCTCGGAGAGACATTCTCAAAGCTCAATTTCAAAATCCAAATCCATATTGCGCAAACCAGTTTCTGCCACCCAATCGCCGAAGTCTTTGGCAATCCCCCCATATCAAGGCCCGACCTTGATGAAAAAAATGAGACGAGCTCGATTGCCGATGCCATTGTAGACAAAACTGCGTACCGAAAAGACAAAGTCGTGGAAATAATAAAAAAATCCGGCGGATTCGGCTGGATTGCGACAGACCAGGAAATTTTGGATGCCCAATCGACCGCATTACAATCAACGGGCATTGTCCTTTCTCCCAACTCCGCCCTCGCCGTCGCCGGCCTCCAAAAATCTCTCAAAAACGGCTGGACATTCGACGGCACAGTCGCGTGCCTGATTACGGGGAGATGA
- a CDS encoding GIY-YIG nuclease family protein yields the protein MAKPARRRAKAGLRLAEARLRRGKARTKKSESGEASLNPLYNAAHYIYSLKCKDGYYLGCTVDLKSRLKRHEKGQVPATASRLPVKLDFYFATPNKYQAFEFEKYLKSGSGRAFINKHLQ from the coding sequence GTGGCAAAGCCCGCACGAAGAAGAGCGAAAGCTGGGCTTCGCCTCGCTGAAGCTCGGCTTCGGCGTGGCAAAGCCCGCACGAAGAAGAGCGAAAGCGGGGAGGCATCTCTTAACCCACTGTATAATGCAGCGCACTATATTTACAGTTTAAAGTGTAAGGATGGATATTATTTAGGTTGCACAGTTGATCTAAAAAGCAGATTGAAAAGACATGAGAAAGGTCAGGTTCCAGCTACAGCCAGTCGTCTTCCTGTTAAATTAGATTTCTATTTTGCAACCCCAAATAAATATCAGGCTTTTGAATTTGAAAAATATTTAAAGTCTGGTTCCGGCCGAGCATTTATTAACAAACATCTGCAATAA
- a CDS encoding DUF475 domain-containing protein: MTWFSILLTISGLCLFEIISSVDNAIINAEVLSTMGKKARKWFLFWGLLFAVVVVRGLLPWLIVFLATPSLGPVQAFTATFSNDPKVHLAIESAAPILLAGGGIFLIFLFLHWLFLEPKNYGLFGEKFFHSQGNWFFALVSIILAMVVWFALKINPFMAFGAVLGSTVFFITHGFKENAEKSERELISGASAKSDISKILYLEVIDSTFSIDGVLGAFAFTLSVPLILIGNGLGALVLRQLTVGNIERIKKYRYLKNGAMYSILFLGLIMLSESFGAHIASWLSPLVTFVVILYFFLKSKKELD, translated from the coding sequence ATGACCTGGTTTTCAATTCTACTCACCATATCCGGCCTCTGTCTTTTTGAAATCATCAGCAGTGTTGATAATGCCATTATCAATGCCGAAGTGCTTTCGACTATGGGAAAGAAAGCGCGAAAATGGTTCCTTTTCTGGGGGCTTTTATTTGCGGTCGTGGTGGTTCGCGGTCTTTTGCCGTGGCTTATCGTTTTTTTGGCCACTCCTTCGCTCGGACCCGTCCAGGCTTTTACCGCGACTTTTAGCAATGACCCTAAAGTGCATTTGGCGATAGAATCGGCAGCACCTATCCTTCTTGCGGGAGGAGGGATCTTTCTCATCTTTCTTTTTCTTCACTGGCTTTTTTTGGAGCCAAAAAATTACGGACTTTTTGGAGAGAAATTCTTTCACTCGCAAGGCAATTGGTTTTTCGCTCTCGTATCAATCATTCTCGCCATGGTAGTATGGTTCGCTCTCAAAATAAATCCATTTATGGCGTTCGGGGCGGTACTCGGTTCTACTGTTTTTTTCATCACGCACGGCTTTAAAGAAAATGCTGAGAAGAGCGAACGAGAGCTTATCTCGGGCGCGAGCGCCAAGTCTGATATAAGCAAAATTTTGTATCTTGAGGTGATTGACAGCACTTTTTCGATTGACGGAGTTTTGGGAGCTTTTGCCTTCACGCTCTCTGTTCCACTGATTCTTATCGGCAACGGCTTGGGGGCTCTTGTCTTGAGACAACTTACCGTAGGCAACATTGAAAGAATAAAAAAATACCGTTATTTGAAAAACGGAGCGATGTACTCGATTCTTTTCTTGGGACTCATCATGCTTTCTGAAAGTTTTGGAGCGCATATCGCAAGCTGGCTCTCCCCGCTCGTAACATTTGTCGTCATCCTCTATTTTTTCCTAAAATCTAAAAAAGAACTCGACTAG
- a CDS encoding helix-turn-helix domain-containing protein — MNQKINSDAVYTTIETRKILKISQSTIKRLLKRGLLRANKVGGQYRILGKEILRILSPNLEKEAVKSYMGLKKKVVKKINKW; from the coding sequence ATGAACCAGAAAATTAATTCTGATGCCGTTTATACAACGATTGAAACCAGAAAAATCCTCAAGATCAGTCAAAGCACGATTAAGCGCCTCCTTAAGAGAGGTCTGCTTCGCGCAAACAAAGTTGGCGGACAGTATCGAATCCTTGGAAAAGAAATTTTGAGGATTCTTTCCCCCAATCTGGAAAAGGAAGCGGTCAAGTCATACATGGGACTCAAGAAAAAAGTCGTGAAAAAGATAAACAAATGGTAA
- a CDS encoding class I tRNA ligase family protein, with protein MWEDGNYFTPKIDPSKKPFSLFLDPPNASGGMHVGNILMIALQDILARYHRAKGDTTLWIPGTDHGGYETQVTFERELEKKGKNRFDYIKSELFTEIQHFVEHNNELIKKQTKALGASVDWSRFRFTMDERSLKSVRETFRKMIADNLIYRRPYMVNYCSQCGTVLADIELNEKKENTSLYFIKFKVENSEEHLALATTRPEFLFATTHVLIHPADNRFAHHIGKILKNPISGHTVEVIESKRKFDPLTCDPYLFPFSPSYNNYDYGYTLRNSIPSRNLLDWNGNMIERNPGMKPVEARNKEILFLKELGVIEKIDKSYTDSVFLCKRGHTVESMIMLTWFLKLDDEKKSLKKPALEAMRKSGLTVFPKWREKALTGWINKMHDWPIARQNVWGIKIPVWYDISDPSKFMIWFVDRARKQHYGNLKTFLETGISLGEICDGLERIYASEGEPWVLEKEKNKSYLPETDTFDTWFSSGQWGTIVFDNFSPDFSYFYPSDSCVPGDDLLRLLIARQILLSYYLTDQLPYKTVYLHRLIKGSDGQKMSKSLGNAVDPEYYLEKFGADVTRMALISYTHLQEDFIFEEERLLFYQKFSQKLWSIGKSVSLAEEYAFAFSNSLQFSSNDKRIAEALHKLSSSVSFSLDRFSFAIAQEKLCDFIVSLENYMHDIETQSDNHRTSLSVLRHVYAQYLSLLHPFMPFMTEELHAKLYNSSSTLAATTNSDKKKERGS; from the coding sequence ATGTGGGAGGATGGCAACTACTTCACCCCCAAAATTGACCCATCAAAAAAACCATTCTCACTATTTCTTGACCCTCCAAACGCAAGCGGTGGTATGCATGTTGGAAACATCCTCATGATTGCTCTTCAAGATATCTTGGCCCGTTATCACCGAGCTAAAGGTGATACTACCCTATGGATCCCTGGTACAGACCATGGCGGATATGAGACTCAAGTTACATTTGAACGAGAATTGGAAAAAAAAGGTAAAAACAGATTTGATTACATTAAAAGTGAACTTTTTACAGAAATACAGCACTTTGTAGAACATAATAATGAGTTAATAAAAAAGCAGACAAAAGCTTTGGGAGCGAGTGTAGACTGGTCACGGTTTCGCTTTACGATGGACGAACGATCACTAAAATCAGTCCGGGAAACATTCAGAAAAATGATTGCTGATAATCTTATTTATCGACGACCGTATATGGTTAATTATTGTTCCCAGTGCGGAACAGTTTTGGCAGATATTGAGCTTAATGAGAAAAAGGAAAATACCTCTCTTTATTTCATTAAGTTTAAAGTCGAAAATAGTGAAGAACATCTCGCATTAGCAACTACACGTCCTGAATTTCTTTTTGCCACTACACATGTATTAATCCATCCAGCGGATAATAGGTTTGCACATCATATTGGAAAAATATTGAAAAATCCAATTTCAGGACATACGGTCGAAGTAATTGAAAGTAAAAGAAAATTTGACCCATTGACATGCGACCCTTATCTTTTTCCTTTTTCTCCTTCATATAATAATTATGACTACGGGTATACTTTGCGTAATTCTATTCCATCGCGAAATTTGTTGGATTGGAATGGCAATATGATTGAACGGAATCCAGGTATGAAGCCCGTTGAAGCGCGCAACAAAGAAATTTTATTCTTGAAGGAACTAGGAGTAATCGAAAAGATAGATAAATCGTACACGGATTCTGTTTTTCTTTGTAAACGCGGACATACAGTTGAAAGTATGATTATGCTTACATGGTTTTTGAAGCTTGATGATGAGAAAAAGTCATTAAAAAAACCTGCTCTTGAAGCAATGAGAAAAAGTGGACTTACTGTTTTTCCGAAATGGAGAGAGAAAGCATTGACTGGGTGGATAAACAAAATGCATGACTGGCCAATAGCGCGACAAAATGTATGGGGTATTAAAATTCCTGTCTGGTATGATATTTCCGATCCATCAAAGTTTATGATTTGGTTTGTTGATAGAGCCAGAAAGCAACATTATGGCAATTTAAAAACATTCTTAGAAACCGGTATTTCTCTAGGAGAAATATGTGATGGTTTAGAAAGAATTTATGCTTCTGAAGGTGAACCGTGGGTATTGGAAAAAGAGAAAAATAAATCTTATTTACCGGAAACAGATACGTTTGATACGTGGTTTTCTTCCGGACAGTGGGGTACAATCGTTTTCGATAACTTCTCTCCTGATTTTTCTTACTTTTACCCGAGTGACTCGTGCGTTCCTGGTGATGACTTACTTAGACTATTAATCGCAAGACAAATTCTTTTAAGTTACTACCTGACTGATCAATTGCCCTATAAAACCGTATATTTGCACCGTCTCATAAAGGGCTCAGACGGTCAAAAAATGAGTAAAAGCTTGGGAAACGCCGTCGATCCTGAATACTATTTAGAAAAATTTGGAGCAGATGTCACTCGCATGGCTCTTATTTCATATACACACCTGCAAGAAGATTTTATTTTTGAAGAGGAACGATTGCTTTTTTATCAGAAATTTTCACAAAAACTATGGAGCATAGGAAAATCTGTTTCATTGGCCGAAGAGTATGCATTCGCTTTTTCCAACTCTCTGCAATTTTCTTCAAATGACAAGAGAATTGCGGAGGCTCTTCATAAACTTAGTTCTTCCGTAAGCTTCTCTCTCGATAGGTTTTCGTTCGCAATAGCTCAGGAAAAATTGTGTGATTTTATTGTAAGCTTGGAAAATTACATGCACGATATAGAAACGCAATCAGACAATCATAGAACTTCCCTTTCCGTTTTGAGGCATGTGTACGCACAATATTTATCTCTCTTACATCCTTTCATGCCGTTCATGACAGAGGAATTACACGCAAAGTTGTATAATTCGTCTTCCACATTGGCCGCTACTACTAACTCAGATAAAAAGAAAGAGCGGGGATCATGA
- the rpmG gene encoding 50S ribosomal protein L33 — translation MSQERLIKLVCKICKSTNYWSSKNKKLVTRKIELKKYCNTCRKRTEHKEGKK, via the coding sequence ATGTCGCAAGAACGCTTAATAAAACTAGTCTGCAAAATCTGCAAAAGCACTAACTACTGGAGCAGTAAAAACAAGAAGCTCGTCACGAGAAAAATCGAGCTTAAAAAGTATTGTAATACGTGCCGAAAGAGGACGGAGCATAAGGAAGGGAAAAAATAG
- a CDS encoding phosphotransferase has protein sequence MELSQNELRLKIQELLGNEVAVFILKGTGSCNNAYSVETRDGHKYIVKQEREKREVQPQNSLPIEAGVARKLFDLNLSLPTPHVVFVSENPLMYGYEYLEGDLMIDVWKSLSEEERFSICATLGNFHAEIGKKVNKDEAKSLRIKIDESPSLHPEVEKEYNTILSSIDVPDELKNLAKHARAIFDQTFDKTVFQFIHNDSHHENIIIKNKKISGVIDFGNAEYGEMAKEFSRYIRDYPSYFEYIVSSYEEKSGNILSRGRLICNAFLSGLMEIVEAFRKGGGERVKAHESIAIYKEKIESLKFGTSTIYSKKS, from the coding sequence ATGGAATTAAGCCAAAATGAGCTTAGACTAAAGATTCAGGAACTTCTTGGCAACGAGGTTGCAGTTTTTATATTGAAAGGAACGGGTTCTTGTAACAATGCCTATTCTGTTGAGACTCGGGATGGGCACAAGTATATTGTTAAACAAGAAAGAGAGAAGCGAGAGGTTCAACCACAAAATAGTTTACCTATCGAGGCAGGTGTCGCTAGGAAATTATTTGATTTGAATTTATCGCTCCCTACTCCACACGTTGTTTTTGTTTCAGAAAATCCTCTCATGTATGGATATGAGTATCTTGAAGGTGATTTGATGATAGACGTGTGGAAATCTCTTTCGGAAGAGGAGAGGTTCAGCATTTGCGCGACTTTAGGAAATTTTCACGCGGAAATCGGTAAAAAGGTCAATAAGGATGAAGCAAAGTCACTAAGAATAAAAATTGATGAATCCCCGAGTCTTCATCCAGAAGTTGAGAAAGAATATAACACCATTCTGTCTAGTATTGATGTGCCCGATGAATTAAAAAATTTGGCTAAACACGCAAGAGCGATTTTTGACCAGACATTTGATAAAACAGTTTTTCAGTTTATTCATAATGATTCACACCACGAGAATATCATAATTAAAAACAAGAAAATCTCAGGGGTTATTGATTTCGGGAATGCCGAATATGGTGAAATGGCCAAAGAATTTTCCCGTTATATCCGAGACTACCCAAGTTATTTTGAATACATCGTTTCATCTTATGAAGAAAAGTCAGGAAACATACTTTCTCGTGGACGCCTCATTTGTAACGCATTCCTGTCAGGTTTGATGGAAATTGTCGAGGCTTTCAGGAAGGGGGGAGGAGAACGTGTCAAAGCTCACGAGTCAATTGCAATATATAAGGAAAAAATAGAAAGTCTTAAGTTTGGCACCTCAACCATTTATTCAAAAAAATCGTAA
- the alr gene encoding alanine racemase has product MRTILRYIRNHRFQYDPLIEVTISKENILSNLRYFQSLFKKSAVAPVLKSNAYGHGLVGVAKILDPVGLPFFVVDSFHEALILRNERIKTPILVIGFTRTEHIAKNRLKKVSFTITSLEQLKALSRSITSPTVFHLKIDTGMGRQGIRIDELEMSAELIKNNPNFLLVGIASHFADADNLNEIYTKDQIQRWNEVVLKAKTVFPNLTFFHISNTSGYFYENLVNANVARVGIGLYGIRLNVKRDAELVLLPALQMKSIISGVKMYERGDKIGYNGTFEAKDKMVIATLPLGYYEGLDRRLSNKGFVEIKNIFCPIVGRVSLNITSVDVTNVKNPQIGDEVTVISNNPKERNSLENIAKICDTTPYDILAHIPSQIRRNII; this is encoded by the coding sequence ATGAGAACAATCCTCCGATACATACGTAATCACCGGTTTCAATACGACCCCCTTATTGAAGTCACTATTTCCAAAGAAAACATCCTCTCCAATTTGAGATATTTCCAATCCCTTTTCAAAAAAAGCGCCGTCGCTCCAGTGCTAAAAAGCAACGCATACGGGCACGGCCTCGTGGGAGTGGCGAAAATCCTCGACCCTGTTGGTCTCCCCTTTTTTGTCGTTGATTCATTCCATGAAGCTCTCATACTTCGTAACGAAAGAATCAAAACTCCCATTCTCGTCATCGGTTTTACCCGTACCGAGCACATCGCCAAGAATCGGCTCAAAAAAGTGTCCTTCACTATCACAAGCCTTGAACAGCTCAAAGCTTTATCGAGAAGCATCACCTCCCCGACGGTTTTTCATCTTAAAATTGATACGGGCATGGGCAGACAGGGCATACGGATAGACGAGCTAGAAATGTCAGCGGAACTCATAAAAAATAATCCGAATTTTCTTCTTGTGGGAATCGCGTCTCATTTCGCCGACGCGGACAATCTGAACGAAATATACACTAAGGATCAAATCCAAAGGTGGAATGAAGTAGTTCTCAAAGCTAAAACGGTTTTTCCGAATCTCACTTTTTTTCATATTTCGAACACCTCCGGATACTTTTATGAAAATCTCGTTAATGCCAATGTGGCCCGTGTGGGCATCGGCCTCTACGGAATCCGATTAAATGTAAAGCGGGATGCGGAATTGGTTTTGTTGCCGGCGCTTCAAATGAAATCCATTATTTCCGGAGTCAAGATGTATGAAAGAGGAGATAAGATTGGATATAACGGGACATTCGAGGCAAAAGACAAAATGGTTATCGCAACGCTTCCTTTGGGCTACTACGAAGGATTAGACCGTAGACTTTCCAATAAAGGATTCGTGGAGATAAAAAACATTTTCTGCCCCATTGTTGGACGAGTCAGTCTGAACATTACTTCAGTTGATGTGACAAATGTAAAAAATCCTCAAATCGGAGATGAGGTGACTGTAATAAGCAACAATCCGAAAGAAAGAAATTCTCTCGAGAATATCGCCAAAATCTGCGATACTACTCCTTACGACATTTTAGCTCACATTCCGAGTCAGATAAGACGAAATATCATATAA
- a CDS encoding TIGR00730 family Rossman fold protein — protein MTTEDKNKKRADAPETVPSTKPMTAEEIELDEKKSLALIAEEFKNGFDFIKKYEKSVSVFGSSRFSNESEHAEDARMLAGRIVRELGYAVLTGGGPGIMEFANQGAKEAGGESLGLTIKLPKEQGSNSYLTDNVGFYYFFTRKTIMLFAAEAFIFFPGGYGTLDEFFDIITLVQTGKIPKVPIILVGSDFWIPLQDFIKKNMVDTHQSISASDMDLFKIIDDQDEIIELIRKSPVANWWKNFELD, from the coding sequence ATGACTACAGAAGATAAAAATAAAAAGAGAGCAGACGCTCCTGAAACCGTTCCTTCGACCAAGCCTATGACTGCAGAAGAAATTGAGCTGGACGAAAAAAAGAGCCTCGCGCTTATTGCCGAAGAGTTCAAAAACGGTTTTGATTTTATAAAGAAATACGAAAAATCGGTGAGCGTGTTCGGGTCGTCCCGTTTTTCGAATGAGAGCGAACACGCAGAGGACGCTCGGATGCTTGCCGGCAGAATCGTCCGCGAGCTCGGATACGCGGTACTAACTGGAGGAGGTCCCGGAATAATGGAATTTGCCAACCAAGGCGCAAAAGAAGCGGGGGGGGAGTCGCTGGGACTTACCATCAAGCTCCCGAAGGAACAGGGGTCCAATTCATATCTCACCGATAATGTGGGCTTCTATTATTTTTTCACCAGAAAGACAATTATGCTCTTCGCAGCTGAAGCGTTTATTTTTTTCCCCGGAGGCTACGGCACGCTCGATGAATTCTTCGATATTATAACCTTAGTGCAGACAGGTAAAATTCCGAAAGTGCCAATTATCCTTGTCGGCTCCGATTTCTGGATTCCTCTCCAAGATTTTATAAAAAAGAATATGGTGGATACACACCAATCGATCAGTGCCTCTGACATGGATCTCTTTAAAATAATAGACGACCAAGACGAAATCATCGAGCTTATCCGCAAATCCCCCGTCGCGAACTGGTGGAAAAATTTCGAGTTGGATTAA
- a CDS encoding O-antigen ligase family protein — MYQKTLKYIALSGLFLVPFVPLIIAEGHFFPSLLFPFITGKNFAFRIIVEIVFAAWLALVVAHPQYRPKGSLILWALLAFLGIIAVADIFSVNPSKSIWSNFERMEGLVTHVHLLAYFLVAATMFQTQKLWSWFLHTNIGVGIFMVLYCALQLGGELVINQGGVRVDGTFGNASYLGVYFLFLIFFALLFAVKRNAGELRNIVASGMLGSILFLINQFFSYFARLSDLQAKYAGVVPPGVKENFFFGPLDTWLFILSLVAIIILAFVWYKSKKWGDGAKNKVALSFYLLTMALFSIPLYYSATRGAILGSIFGLTIIFVLLALFEKKNKILRGISIAVIAGIIILSAVFVSEKDSEFVKNNVTLSRFSSLFNSDIKTFFTSGEGKSRYLIGKAALEGAEARPILGWGEESFNYLFYAHYDPAMYNQEAWFDRAHNVIFDWLTAGGILGLLAYLFIFVVAFYYLWKDRRGDSPRMPFSERVIIAGLLIAYFLENLTVFDNIVSYIFFFTVLAFLHYTYGGTRVLPVANAVKSNKKINKVQKDETDIVAPILIAIALLFSLYFVNMRGIQTARNLISAISPQEQGFQKNLEYFKRALSYGFLGKSEVREFLAQSAEQVSASDADQKVKDAFYTLAKTELDQQLKETPLDVRYYFFAGTMALRIEGANAGIPYLEKAVELSPKKQPILLELGQAYANAGKIPEAVKLFQKAYELDTTYDDARVIYALGLIYSKDNAGAQKLLGTRWDSLLLSDARFPSAFSVSGQYPQAIALWKKWIEKDPKNFQAHLSLALSYIKINDRTNAVLELQKAISLDATFKERGEDLIGAIKAGKKIE; from the coding sequence GTGTATCAAAAAACTCTCAAATACATCGCGCTTTCCGGTCTCTTTCTCGTTCCTTTCGTTCCGCTTATTATTGCAGAGGGACACTTTTTTCCAAGCCTTCTTTTTCCTTTTATCACGGGGAAAAATTTTGCGTTCAGAATTATCGTGGAAATTGTTTTTGCCGCGTGGCTTGCGCTTGTGGTCGCTCATCCTCAATACCGGCCAAAGGGGTCGCTCATTCTTTGGGCACTTCTCGCTTTCTTAGGAATTATCGCTGTCGCTGACATTTTTAGTGTCAATCCATCTAAGAGCATCTGGAGCAATTTTGAAAGAATGGAGGGATTAGTCACTCATGTCCATTTGCTCGCATATTTTCTCGTGGCGGCGACAATGTTTCAAACGCAGAAATTATGGAGTTGGTTTCTTCATACCAACATCGGTGTCGGCATTTTCATGGTTCTCTATTGCGCTCTGCAGTTAGGCGGAGAGCTTGTCATCAACCAAGGCGGAGTGAGAGTTGACGGGACTTTCGGCAACGCGAGCTATCTTGGCGTGTATTTCTTGTTTCTCATTTTCTTCGCGCTACTCTTTGCGGTGAAAAGAAATGCAGGAGAACTCCGAAATATTGTTGCAAGCGGAATGCTGGGAAGTATCCTTTTTTTAATAAATCAATTTTTTTCATATTTTGCAAGATTGTCCGATCTTCAAGCGAAATATGCGGGGGTCGTTCCTCCCGGCGTGAAAGAGAATTTCTTTTTTGGTCCTCTCGATACATGGTTGTTCATCCTCTCTCTCGTAGCGATTATTATTCTCGCATTTGTTTGGTATAAGTCGAAAAAATGGGGAGACGGTGCTAAAAATAAAGTTGCTTTAAGTTTTTATCTTCTCACGATGGCACTATTTTCGATTCCTCTCTACTATTCTGCGACGCGAGGGGCGATTTTGGGAAGCATATTCGGACTTACGATTATTTTCGTTCTCCTCGCCCTGTTTGAGAAAAAAAATAAAATACTACGGGGAATAAGCATCGCGGTCATTGCCGGCATTATCATTTTGTCCGCTGTCTTTGTGAGCGAGAAGGACAGTGAATTTGTAAAGAATAATGTTACCCTATCTCGGTTCAGCTCGCTTTTCAATTCGGACATTAAGACATTTTTCACTTCTGGGGAAGGGAAGTCGCGGTATTTGATTGGCAAAGCGGCTCTTGAGGGTGCGGAGGCGAGGCCGATTCTGGGATGGGGGGAGGAGAGTTTTAATTATCTCTTCTATGCACACTATGACCCGGCGATGTATAATCAGGAAGCCTGGTTTGATCGCGCTCACAACGTTATATTCGACTGGCTCACCGCGGGAGGCATTCTCGGACTTCTTGCGTACCTCTTCATTTTTGTTGTCGCATTTTATTACCTTTGGAAAGATAGACGCGGGGACTCGCCTCGCATGCCTTTTTCGGAAAGGGTGATTATTGCCGGACTTTTGATCGCCTATTTTCTAGAGAACCTTACCGTTTTTGACAACATCGTAAGTTACATTTTTTTCTTCACAGTTCTCGCGTTTCTCCACTATACTTACGGGGGCACTCGGGTACTTCCCGTCGCGAATGCGGTAAAATCTAATAAGAAAATAAACAAAGTACAGAAAGACGAGACGGATATTGTCGCTCCGATTTTGATTGCCATTGCGCTTCTCTTTTCTCTCTATTTTGTAAATATGAGGGGAATCCAGACGGCGCGAAATCTTATTTCGGCAATCTCTCCGCAGGAGCAAGGATTCCAAAAAAATCTCGAATATTTTAAACGCGCTCTCTCCTATGGTTTTCTCGGCAAAAGCGAGGTGAGAGAATTTTTGGCGCAATCGGCGGAGCAGGTGTCTGCTTCAGATGCTGACCAGAAAGTGAAGGACGCGTTTTATACTTTGGCGAAAACAGAGCTTGACCAACAGCTTAAAGAGACTCCGCTCGACGTTCGGTATTATTTTTTCGCGGGCACGATGGCTCTTCGAATTGAAGGAGCAAATGCGGGCATTCCGTATCTCGAGAAAGCCGTCGAACTTTCCCCGAAGAAACAGCCTATTCTTTTGGAGCTTGGGCAAGCGTATGCAAATGCAGGCAAAATTCCCGAGGCGGTCAAGCTGTTTCAAAAAGCCTACGAACTTGATACGACGTATGATGATGCACGGGTCATCTATGCTTTGGGTCTCATCTACTCGAAAGACAATGCGGGAGCGCAGAAACTTTTGGGCACAAGATGGGATTCACTGCTTTTGTCGGACGCGCGGTTTCCGAGCGCGTTTAGCGTTTCGGGACAGTATCCGCAGGCGATTGCCCTTTGGAAAAAATGGATAGAGAAGGACCCGAAAAATTTCCAAGCGCATCTTTCTCTTGCTTTGAGCTACATCAAAATAAACGATAGGACGAATGCTGTTCTGGAGTTGCAAAAAGCTATTTCGCTTGACGCAACGTTTAAGGAGAGGGGGGAGGATTTGATTGGAGCTATTAAGGCAGGCAAGAAAATCGAGTAG